Proteins found in one Oncorhynchus mykiss isolate Arlee chromosome 3, USDA_OmykA_1.1, whole genome shotgun sequence genomic segment:
- the LOC110515051 gene encoding uncharacterized protein LOC110515051 isoform X1 — MNSCLQNEENARAVENAIRTAVNTVMDVIYNMNSTKILEYERKVVERDKENETLKCKLKKAEEELTAFRVGLSFEFSALSPGRDFGKPMCNENEVGSETDWRMDFPSLNAGTPGLSAERTRGQSPSATPVTSPVIKEEPADTGSFYIKWEMSEESIAEQQEGLGPMHVLGKESDGTSSVAGSQSPGDRRSELSEETSTERVKRRLSSAETQRQYRERIRADPEKLRAYKERAKCREDDDYDEDWISNFHVPWQQTPESLRRAIAEGRRVEAADRRLMVRITVDAMRVHCLNPNKKVCSEIAKAIVSEYPESFADLSKEGELLSRRYSSLLTQIKTRVEHVNRNTENRIRRPKTSKKGEHGNRQVKTARTKVDSYGCINWHPQDLPEGETPDSLENKRQIMATIFNSASPRGVDRGDVDEFMRLTYINQRHMINAWPAPSIGDVKEQWPFLFTKRWLCAHFHMLTGVEIDRCLSDALQSKGKTIVNFFRSQKPNWRRGIQSLLNDIEGDVSGNLTACAAILLVLSHFREKEDSLFLLADVNDTQMDVEAQLHLPATPRLIMLGSSLLASSKWMVSIEGRVVCVLDNQSNFAAALSVLFGCFYVFNTEYQETASATLELIQRFLVGINPNEGTKCSSYLDSEAGVSRRTGRVVQRKTDAVATFLKDLTEFEW; from the exons ATGAATTCCTGTTTACAAAACGAAGAAAACGCTCGTGCAGTGGAAAATGCTATCAGAACAGCGGTAAATACTGTCATGGATGTTATTTAcaatatgaacagtaccaaaatACTGGAATATGAAAGGAAGGTGGTCGAGAGGGACAAAGAAAATGAAACGCTTAAATGTAAGCTTAAAAAAGCTGAAGAGGAATTAACAGCATTTCGAGTAGGCCTATCTTTTGAATTTTCTGCACTTTCACCAGGAAGAGATTTTGGGAAACCGATGTGCAATGAGAACGAGGTGGGAAGCGAAACTGATTGGAGAATGGATTTCCCCA GTCTCAATGCAGGGACTCCTGGGCTTTCAGCAGAGAGAACCAGAGGCCAGTCCCCATCAGCCACTCCAGTCACCAGCCCAGTGATAAAAGAGGAGCCTGCTGACACTGGGTCCTTCTACATCAAATGGGAGATGAGTGAGGAGAGCATTGCTGAACAACAGGAGGGCTTAGGCCCGATGCACGTCTTGGGGAAAGAGTCTGATGGAACGTCTTCTGTTGCTGGTAGCCAGAGTCCAGGCGATAGACGTTCAGAACTGTCTGAGGAGACATCGACAGAGCGTGTGAAAA GGAGGCTGTCAAGCGCAGAGACACAGCGGCAGTACAGAGAGAGAATCCGTGCTGACCCTGAGAAGTTGCGGGCCTACAAGGAAAGGGCAAAATGCAG GGaggatgatgattatgatgaggATTGGATCAGCAACTTTCATGTCCCTTGGCAGCAGACGCCTGAAAGCCTCAGGCGAGCCATTGCAGAGGGACGAAGAGTCGAGGCGGCAGATAGGCGGCTGATGGTGAGGATCACCGTTGATGCAATGCGTGTACACTGCCTCAACCCCAACAAGAAAGTATGTTCAGAaattgccaaagctatagtttcaGAATATCCAGAGAGCTTTGCAGACCTGTCAAAAGAAGGGGAACTGCTTAGCAGAAGGTACTCCTCCTTGCTCACCCAAATAAAGACCAGAGTGGAGCATGTGAACCGGAACACTGAAAATAGAATACGCAGACCCAAGACGAGCAAAAAAGGGGAACACGGCAACAGACAAGTCAAAACAGCAAGAACAAAAGTGGACAGTTATGGGTGCATCAACTGGCACCCACaggaccttccagaaggagaAACTCCTGACTCCCTGGAAAATAAGAGACAGATTATGGCCACCATTTTCAACAGTGCAAGCCCCAGAGGTGTGGACAGGGGAGACGTGGATGAATTCATGAGGCTTACGTACATTAACCAACGCCACATGATAAATGCATGGCCAGCCCCAAGCATCGGTGACGTCAAGGAACAATGGCCTTTTCTTTTTACCAAGAGATGGCTCTGCGCCCACTTCCACATGCTCACTGGAGTTGAGATCGACCGCTGTCTCAGTGACGCTCTCCAGAGCAAAGGAAAGACCATTGTCAATTTCTTCCGAAGTCAGAAACCCAACTGGAGGAGAGGCATCCAAAGTCTCCTCAATGACATTGAAGGTGACGTCAGTGGAAACCTCACAGCCTGTGCTGCCATTCTTCTGGTGCTGTCCCacttcagagagaaagaggactctctcttcctcttggcTGAT GTGAATGACACCCAGATGGATGTAGAGGCTCAGTTGCATTTGCCGGCCACTCCAAGACTTATTATGCTTG GGAGTTCCCTGCTGGCTTCATCTAAGTGGATGGTGTCGATCGAGGGGAGAGTGGTCTGTGTTTTGGATAATCAGTCCAACTTTGCTGCTGCCCTCTCTGTGCTCTTCGGATGTTTCTACGTGTTCAATACAGAGTACCAGGAGACAGCCTCAGCAACACTGGAGCTTATTCAGAG GTTTCTAGTAGGGATCAACCCAAATGAAGGAACCAAATGCTCTTCATACCTTGATTCAGAAGCCGGGGTGAGCCGCAGGACTGGAAGAGTTGTGCAAAGGAAGACCGATGCAGTTGCCACCTTCCTCAAAGACCTGACTGAATTTGAATGGTGA
- the LOC110515051 gene encoding uncharacterized protein LOC110515051 isoform X2, with protein MCNENEVGSETDWRMDFPSLNAGTPGLSAERTRGQSPSATPVTSPVIKEEPADTGSFYIKWEMSEESIAEQQEGLGPMHVLGKESDGTSSVAGSQSPGDRRSELSEETSTERVKRRLSSAETQRQYRERIRADPEKLRAYKERAKCREDDDYDEDWISNFHVPWQQTPESLRRAIAEGRRVEAADRRLMVRITVDAMRVHCLNPNKKVCSEIAKAIVSEYPESFADLSKEGELLSRRYSSLLTQIKTRVEHVNRNTENRIRRPKTSKKGEHGNRQVKTARTKVDSYGCINWHPQDLPEGETPDSLENKRQIMATIFNSASPRGVDRGDVDEFMRLTYINQRHMINAWPAPSIGDVKEQWPFLFTKRWLCAHFHMLTGVEIDRCLSDALQSKGKTIVNFFRSQKPNWRRGIQSLLNDIEGDVSGNLTACAAILLVLSHFREKEDSLFLLADVNDTQMDVEAQLHLPATPRLIMLGSSLLASSKWMVSIEGRVVCVLDNQSNFAAALSVLFGCFYVFNTEYQETASATLELIQRFLVGINPNEGTKCSSYLDSEAGVSRRTGRVVQRKTDAVATFLKDLTEFEW; from the exons ATGTGCAATGAGAACGAGGTGGGAAGCGAAACTGATTGGAGAATGGATTTCCCCA GTCTCAATGCAGGGACTCCTGGGCTTTCAGCAGAGAGAACCAGAGGCCAGTCCCCATCAGCCACTCCAGTCACCAGCCCAGTGATAAAAGAGGAGCCTGCTGACACTGGGTCCTTCTACATCAAATGGGAGATGAGTGAGGAGAGCATTGCTGAACAACAGGAGGGCTTAGGCCCGATGCACGTCTTGGGGAAAGAGTCTGATGGAACGTCTTCTGTTGCTGGTAGCCAGAGTCCAGGCGATAGACGTTCAGAACTGTCTGAGGAGACATCGACAGAGCGTGTGAAAA GGAGGCTGTCAAGCGCAGAGACACAGCGGCAGTACAGAGAGAGAATCCGTGCTGACCCTGAGAAGTTGCGGGCCTACAAGGAAAGGGCAAAATGCAG GGaggatgatgattatgatgaggATTGGATCAGCAACTTTCATGTCCCTTGGCAGCAGACGCCTGAAAGCCTCAGGCGAGCCATTGCAGAGGGACGAAGAGTCGAGGCGGCAGATAGGCGGCTGATGGTGAGGATCACCGTTGATGCAATGCGTGTACACTGCCTCAACCCCAACAAGAAAGTATGTTCAGAaattgccaaagctatagtttcaGAATATCCAGAGAGCTTTGCAGACCTGTCAAAAGAAGGGGAACTGCTTAGCAGAAGGTACTCCTCCTTGCTCACCCAAATAAAGACCAGAGTGGAGCATGTGAACCGGAACACTGAAAATAGAATACGCAGACCCAAGACGAGCAAAAAAGGGGAACACGGCAACAGACAAGTCAAAACAGCAAGAACAAAAGTGGACAGTTATGGGTGCATCAACTGGCACCCACaggaccttccagaaggagaAACTCCTGACTCCCTGGAAAATAAGAGACAGATTATGGCCACCATTTTCAACAGTGCAAGCCCCAGAGGTGTGGACAGGGGAGACGTGGATGAATTCATGAGGCTTACGTACATTAACCAACGCCACATGATAAATGCATGGCCAGCCCCAAGCATCGGTGACGTCAAGGAACAATGGCCTTTTCTTTTTACCAAGAGATGGCTCTGCGCCCACTTCCACATGCTCACTGGAGTTGAGATCGACCGCTGTCTCAGTGACGCTCTCCAGAGCAAAGGAAAGACCATTGTCAATTTCTTCCGAAGTCAGAAACCCAACTGGAGGAGAGGCATCCAAAGTCTCCTCAATGACATTGAAGGTGACGTCAGTGGAAACCTCACAGCCTGTGCTGCCATTCTTCTGGTGCTGTCCCacttcagagagaaagaggactctctcttcctcttggcTGAT GTGAATGACACCCAGATGGATGTAGAGGCTCAGTTGCATTTGCCGGCCACTCCAAGACTTATTATGCTTG GGAGTTCCCTGCTGGCTTCATCTAAGTGGATGGTGTCGATCGAGGGGAGAGTGGTCTGTGTTTTGGATAATCAGTCCAACTTTGCTGCTGCCCTCTCTGTGCTCTTCGGATGTTTCTACGTGTTCAATACAGAGTACCAGGAGACAGCCTCAGCAACACTGGAGCTTATTCAGAG GTTTCTAGTAGGGATCAACCCAAATGAAGGAACCAAATGCTCTTCATACCTTGATTCAGAAGCCGGGGTGAGCCGCAGGACTGGAAGAGTTGTGCAAAGGAAGACCGATGCAGTTGCCACCTTCCTCAAAGACCTGACTGAATTTGAATGGTGA